The following proteins come from a genomic window of Streptomyces liliiviolaceus:
- a CDS encoding taurine ABC transporter substrate-binding protein has protein sequence MSRSTPQGPSRRLLLAGALAAVTAAATGCSSDSEASSSGGSKRLRIGYFAFPSGDLLVKNKKLLEKELPDYKITWIKFDSGASVNQAFLGKSLDIAALGSSPFARGISGSSPIPYKVAFVLDVAGENEALVARKDAGISDVAGLKGKTIATPFASTSHYSLLAALETAGLKTSDVKLVDLQPQAIIAAWQRGDIDAAYVWLPTLDELRKTGTQLTSSKEIGAAGKPTLDLAVVSDELISRDPKAIDTWRKVEAQALSLLKSDPDGSVKAVAAELGISAADAKAQLAQGVFLTPDEVASADWLGTDGSPGKLLGYVTDTAEFLADQKQIDAAPSEDAVRKAFYLKGLPDVLK, from the coding sequence ATGTCTCGCTCCACCCCGCAAGGCCCATCCCGACGCCTGCTGCTCGCCGGCGCCCTGGCAGCGGTCACCGCGGCGGCCACCGGCTGCTCCTCGGACAGCGAGGCATCCTCGTCCGGCGGTTCCAAGCGGCTGCGCATCGGCTACTTCGCCTTCCCCAGCGGCGACCTGCTCGTGAAGAACAAGAAGCTGCTGGAGAAGGAGCTGCCGGACTACAAGATCACCTGGATCAAGTTCGACTCCGGCGCCAGCGTCAACCAGGCCTTCCTCGGCAAGTCCCTGGACATCGCCGCGCTGGGCTCCAGCCCGTTCGCCCGCGGGATCTCCGGGAGTTCGCCGATCCCGTACAAGGTCGCGTTCGTCCTCGACGTGGCGGGTGAGAACGAGGCTCTGGTGGCCCGTAAGGACGCCGGCATATCCGATGTCGCCGGTCTCAAGGGGAAGACGATCGCCACCCCCTTCGCCTCGACCTCGCACTACAGCCTGCTGGCGGCGCTGGAGACGGCCGGTCTCAAGACCTCCGACGTCAAGCTGGTCGATCTGCAGCCACAGGCGATCATCGCCGCCTGGCAGCGGGGTGACATCGACGCCGCCTACGTCTGGCTGCCGACCCTGGACGAGCTGCGCAAGACCGGCACCCAGCTCACCAGCAGCAAGGAGATCGGCGCGGCGGGCAAGCCGACCCTCGACCTGGCCGTCGTGTCCGACGAGCTCATCTCCCGGGACCCGAAGGCGATCGACACCTGGCGGAAGGTGGAGGCGCAGGCCCTGAGCCTGCTCAAGTCCGACCCCGACGGCTCGGTCAAGGCCGTCGCCGCCGAACTGGGCATCAGCGCGGCGGACGCCAAGGCCCAGCTCGCACAGGGGGTGTTCCTCACCCCCGACGAGGTCGCCTCCGCCGACTGGCTGGGCACCGACGGCAGCCCGGGCAAACTGCTGGGCTATGTCACCGACACCGCCGAGTTCCTGGCCGACCAGAAGCAGATCGATGCCGCGCCGTCCGAGGACGCCGTCCGCAAGGCCTTCTATCTGAAGGGACTTCCCGATGTCCTCAAGTGA
- a CDS encoding ABC transporter ATP-binding protein, translated as MSSSDTVSKGVEAEGGERAGSVRLDHVTHRYGRGGETVTAVGPVDLTVPAGEFLVLVGASGCGKSTLLRLIAGFEQPTHGTVRVSGAAPRPGETAGVVFQTPRLFPWRTVQGNIDLALRYAGVDRAQWPERRAELLARVGLEGTGKRRVWEISGGQQQRVAIARALAAENPLFLLDEPFAALDALTRERLQEDVRQVTAETGRTTVFVTHSADEAVFLGSRIVVLTKSPGTVALDLPITLPRGAVDGEELRESREFVDLRAQVAHAVKSAAAA; from the coding sequence ATGTCCTCAAGTGACACGGTGAGCAAGGGAGTCGAGGCCGAGGGCGGTGAGCGGGCCGGGTCCGTCCGGCTCGACCACGTCACCCACCGCTACGGCCGGGGCGGCGAGACCGTCACGGCCGTCGGGCCGGTCGATCTGACCGTCCCCGCGGGCGAGTTCCTGGTCCTCGTCGGCGCGTCCGGCTGCGGCAAGAGCACCCTGTTGCGGCTCATCGCCGGGTTCGAGCAGCCCACCCACGGCACGGTGCGCGTCTCCGGCGCCGCACCGCGCCCGGGCGAAACGGCGGGCGTGGTGTTCCAGACTCCTCGGCTGTTCCCCTGGCGGACGGTGCAGGGCAACATCGACCTCGCGCTGCGGTACGCGGGGGTCGACCGCGCCCAATGGCCGGAGCGCCGGGCGGAGTTGCTGGCCCGCGTCGGCCTCGAAGGAACGGGGAAGCGGCGCGTGTGGGAGATCTCCGGCGGTCAGCAGCAGCGCGTCGCCATCGCCCGTGCCCTCGCCGCCGAGAACCCGCTGTTCCTGCTCGACGAGCCGTTCGCGGCACTGGACGCACTGACGCGCGAGCGGCTCCAGGAGGACGTCCGGCAGGTGACGGCCGAGACGGGACGGACCACGGTGTTCGTCACCCACTCCGCCGACGAGGCGGTGTTCCTCGGCTCCCGCATCGTGGTCCTCACCAAGAGCCCCGGCACCGTCGCCCTGGACCTGCCGATCACCCTCCCGCGGGGTGCCGTCGACGGGGAGGAGCTGCGCGAGTCGCGCGAGTTCGTGGACCTGCGCGCGCAGGTCGCCCACGCGGTCAAGTCGGCCGCCGCGGCCTGA